In Pseudomonas sp. GCEP-101, one DNA window encodes the following:
- a CDS encoding type II toxin-antitoxin system Phd/YefM family antitoxin — protein MQNLLASTAVSVSELKKNPSAVLAESGGEPVAVLNHNKVMGYMVPAELFESILERLEDLELAEIARSRLGEKGIPVSLDDL, from the coding sequence ATGCAGAATCTACTTGCCAGTACGGCCGTCAGCGTCTCGGAACTGAAGAAGAACCCCTCCGCCGTGCTGGCGGAATCCGGTGGCGAGCCGGTGGCGGTGCTCAACCACAACAAGGTGATGGGCTACATGGTGCCGGCGGAGCTGTTCGAGTCGATCCTGGAGCGCCTGGAAGACCTGGAGCTGGCGGAAATCGCCCGCTCGCGACTGGGAGAAAAAGGCATCCCGGTATCGCTCGATGACCTATGA